One Alligator mississippiensis isolate rAllMis1 chromosome 1, rAllMis1, whole genome shotgun sequence genomic window carries:
- the LOC102567499 gene encoding stromelysin-1, with product MSESNKELKLKMKSFPFLMLLYVAFAYAFPIAPETEKENEDLLLAKKYLQKFFNLGKEERPAFKRKSLNPVTDKIREMQAFYGLEVTGDLNFKTVEVMKQPRCGIPDVRQYSTFPMSPKWKTQNLKYRIENYTPDLAPADTEAAIEKAFKVWSNVTPLTFTRVNGTDADIRISFASGYHGDFYSFDGPGRTLAHAYPPGYGIGGDAHFDEDETWTKDSSSYNLFLVAAHEFGHSLGLDHSKIPGSLMYPVYVYRDPRDYRLSQDDISGIQNLYGPPTHSSTEPSVSTTPIEQTTETSTTGMCDPHLTFDAVTTLRGETLFFKDRYVWRKSPHFPGIERDLVSSLWPTLPSGFDAAYEIDKKDQVFLFKGNQYWAIKGYDIQPGFPKNIHTLGFSKHVKKIDAAVYDHNTKRTYFFVDYQYWSYNEITQSMEKGYPRKISVDFRRVGHKVDAAFQENGYFYFFHGANQYEIDTKTRKVIRIMKSNVWFNC from the exons ATGTCAGAATCT AATAAAGAACTGAAGCTGAAAATGAAGAGCTTTCCATTCCTCATGTTACTATATGTAGCATTTGCTTATGCCTTTCCAATTGCTCcagaaacagaaaaggaaaatgaagatCTGCTGCTTGCTAAG AAATATCTGCAAAAATTCTTCAACCTTGGAAAAGAGGAAAGACCTGCCTTTAAAAGGAAGAGTCTCAATCCTGTGACTGATAAAATCCGAGAAATGCAGGCATTCTATGGACTGGAAGTAACTGGGGATTTGAATTTCAAGACTGTGGAAGTGATGAAGCAGCCCAGGTGTGGAATACCTGATGTTCGACAGTACAGCACCTTTCCCATGTCTCCGAAATGGAAAACACAAAATTTGAAATATAG GATTGAAAACTATACACCAGACCTGGCACCAGCTGATACAGAGGCAGCCATCGAGAAAGCTTTCAAAGTCTGGAGCAACGTGACCCCATTGACATTCACCAGGGTTAATGGCACTGATGCAGATATAAGGATATCCTTTGCATCTGGAT ATCATGGAGACTTCTATTCCTTTGATGGTCCTGGTAGGACTCTGGCTCATGCCTACCCACCTGGCTATGGCATTGGTGGAGATGCACACTTTGACGAGGATGAAACCTGGACAAAAGATTCTAGCT CATACAACCTGTTTCTTGTTGCTGCACATGAGTTTGGCCACTCATTGGGGCTCGATCATTCCAAGATACCTGGTTCCTTAATGTATCCAGTTTATGTATACAGGGATCCCAGAGACTACAGACTTTCTCAAGATGATATCAGTGGCATTCAGAACTTATATG GACCCCCAACACACTCCTCTACTGAGCCTTCAGTGTCCACAACCCCCATAGAACAGACAACAGAAACATCAACAACAGGCATGTGTGACCCTCACTTGACTTTTGATGCTGTCACCACTCTCCGTGGGGAAACACTCTTCTTTAAAGACAG ATATGTCTGGCGCAAGAGTCCTCACTTCCCAGGCATTGAGCGTGATTTAGTCTCTTCATTGTGGCCAACTCTTCCATCTGGCTTTGATGCTGCTTATGAAATTGACAAGAAGGATCAAGTGTTTCTATTTAAAG GCAACCAATACTGGGCTATTAAGGGATATGATATACAACCAGGTTTCCCTAAGAACATCCATACCTTGGGCTTTTCCAAGCATGTGAAGAAAATTGATGCAGCAGTGTATGATCATAATACCAAAAGAACATACTTCTTTGTAGATTATCAATACTGGAG CTATAATGAGATCACGCAGTCTATGGAAAAGGGATATCCACGAAAGATATCAGTTGACTTTCGAAGAGTTGGTCACAAAGTGGATGCTGCCTTTCAGGAAAATG GATATTTCTATTTTTTCCATGGAGCAAATCAGTATGAGATTGACACCAAGACCAGGAAAGTTATTCGTATAATGAAGAGCAATGTTTGGTTTAATTGTTAA